A genomic region of Tsukamurella pulmonis contains the following coding sequences:
- a CDS encoding YceD family protein — protein sequence MNEPNAAVRQPAGKPYVLDVRAFGRRPGTSAQVHRTVAAPERIGVDLIGVETGEEVDLDLQVQAVSEGVLVTGTVSANTAGQCARCLDPLSGALNLFLTELYAYPDSETARTTDDDEMYRIDDDMIDLEQAIIDAVGMELALDPLCSPECRGLCQGCGEKLADLPADHAHEQIDPRWAGLAKFVTEGEADGK from the coding sequence GTGAACGAACCCAACGCCGCCGTGCGCCAGCCGGCCGGTAAGCCGTACGTACTCGACGTCCGCGCCTTCGGGCGGCGGCCGGGCACCTCAGCGCAGGTGCACCGCACGGTTGCCGCGCCGGAGCGCATCGGCGTCGACCTGATCGGTGTCGAGACGGGCGAGGAGGTCGACCTGGACCTGCAGGTCCAGGCCGTCTCGGAGGGCGTGCTCGTGACCGGCACCGTGAGCGCCAACACCGCCGGCCAGTGTGCGCGCTGCCTCGATCCGTTGTCGGGCGCGCTCAACCTGTTCCTGACGGAGCTGTACGCGTACCCGGACAGCGAAACCGCGCGCACCACCGATGACGACGAGATGTACCGCATCGACGACGACATGATCGACCTCGAGCAGGCGATCATCGACGCCGTCGGCATGGAGCTCGCACTCGATCCGCTGTGCTCCCCGGAGTGCCGCGGCCTGTGCCAGGGTTGCGGCGAGAAGCTGGCCGACCTGCCGGCCGATCACGCCCACGAGCAGATCGACCCCCGCTGGGCCGGACTCGCGAAGTTCGTGACCGAGGGCGAGGCCGACGGCAAGTGA